ACTTTGGTTTAATCGAAACATTTTGAGAAAGAGATGGAGAAGAAGAGAGGACATGTATTGGCAGTGCCATATCCAACTCAAGGACACATCACACCAATCCGTCAATTCTGTAAACGACTCATCTCTAAAGGTCTCAAAACCACTCTCACTCTCACCACTTTCATCTTCAACTCCATCAAACCAGACCCATCTGGTCCAGTCTCCATAGCCACCATCTCCGACGGCTACGACGATCACGGCTTCGACCCATCTGGCTCCATCCATGACTACCTCCAAAACTTCAAAACCTTCGGCTCCAAAACCATTGCAGACATCATCCGCAAACACCAGACAAGTGATAACCCCATCACTTGTATTGTCTATGATGCTTTCATGCCATGGGCACTCGACGTTGCCCGAGAGTTTGGTTTAGCTGCAACCCCTTTCTTTACGCAGTCATGTGCTGTTAACTTCGTTTACTATCTTTCTTACATAAACGATGGAATCTTGAAGCTTCCCGTTGTAGACTTGCCTTTTCTTGAGCTCCAAGATTTGCCTTCCTTTTTGTCTGTTTCTGGATCTTATCCTGCTTACTTTGAGATGGTGCTCCAACAGTTTACAAACTTTGAAAAAGCTGATTTCATACTCGTTAATACCTTCCAAGAGCTGGAGCCTCATGTTAGATCTCTCTTCTTACAACTTTCTCAACCATGTCGTTTTCTTGTTTATGTCCTAATTACTATGTATTTGTCCTAATTAGTCTTTTCCGTTGCAGGAGAAGGAGTTGTTGGCGAAAGTTTGTCATGTGTTGACAGTTGGTCCGACTATTCCATCGATGTACTTAGACCAAAGGATCAAATCAGACACGGCCTACGATTTGAATATCTTTGATTCGAAAGATGCTGCCTTCTGCACTAGCTGGCTGGACACAAGGCCACAAGGGTCGGTGGTGTATGTAGCATTTGGTAGCTTGGCTGAGCTGAACAATGCGCAGATGGAGGAGCTTGCTTCAGCAGTAAGCAACTTCAACTTCTTGTGGGTTGTCAGAGGATCAGAGGAGGCAAAACTGCCATCAGGGTTTCTTGAGACAGTGGATAAAGACAAGAGTTTGGTCTTGAAATGGAGTCCTCAGCTTGAAGTTCTATCAAACAAAGCCATCGGTTGTTTCTTGACTCACTGTGGCTGGAACTCAACTATGGAGTCATTAACTTTTGGAGTTC
The DNA window shown above is from Brassica oleracea var. oleracea cultivar TO1000 chromosome C3, BOL, whole genome shotgun sequence and carries:
- the LOC106336167 gene encoding UDP-glycosyltransferase 74F2-like — protein: MEKKRGHVLAVPYPTQGHITPIRQFCKRLISKGLKTTLTLTTFIFNSIKPDPSGPVSIATISDGYDDHGFDPSGSIHDYLQNFKTFGSKTIADIIRKHQTSDNPITCIVYDAFMPWALDVAREFGLAATPFFTQSCAVNFVYYLSYINDGILKLPVVDLPFLELQDLPSFLSVSGSYPAYFEMVLQQFTNFEKADFILVNTFQELEPHEKELLAKVCHVLTVGPTIPSMYLDQRIKSDTAYDLNIFDSKDAAFCTSWLDTRPQGSVVYVAFGSLAELNNAQMEELASAVSNFNFLWVVRGSEEAKLPSGFLETVDKDKSLVLKWSPQLEVLSNKAIGCFLTHCGWNSTMESLTFGVPMVAMPQWTDQPMNAKYIQDVWKAGVCVKIDNESGIAKREEIYFSIKEVMEGEKSEEMKENAKKRRDLAVKSLSEGGSTDVNIDTFVSKVQSK